A single region of the Salvia miltiorrhiza cultivar Shanhuang (shh) chromosome 8, IMPLAD_Smil_shh, whole genome shotgun sequence genome encodes:
- the LOC130998532 gene encoding uncharacterized protein LOC130998532 yields MANSSVIDQQYDRMQMLKAFDETKVGVKGLNDSGYHLACSLRHRTEASSSSSDDSLWHWIWGIEVLPKIKLFMWKCLAGVIPTSKALISCSIDVDPLCRHCGNGLETLEHVLRDCPLASFVWEISSLRLQPISISGHCSTAERFDIIRQIPHGEVHKTFANLAWAIWYSRNLLVFQGKEISHLECLATAQRATWTKLVSTKMVAANSLMVECRREQQVNISCDASVVEGVGVGFGVVMTDKEGLFLGCCFGFLPGVFSVLEGEAKAILEGMKLCRDRNLEDVIVETDSQLLFWRLVNGEPDPSYFGDTLSGILSLAAKLRLCVFSWTPREGNANVDCLAKFVLFNRSVFTFSDVLPNFGNFSSLV; encoded by the exons ATGGCAAATTCATCAGTTATTGATCAGCAATACGATCGAATGCAAATGCTCAAAGCTTTCGACGAAACAAAAGTCGGCGTCAAAGGCCTCAACGATTCCG GGTATCATCTTGCATGTTCTCTTCGCCATAGGACTGAggcgtcttcctcttcctcaGATGATTCGCTTTGGCATTGGATTTGGGGTATTGAGGTTCTCCCGAAAATCAAACTTTTTATGTGGAAATGTTTAGCTGGGGTGATTCCTACCTCTAAAGCGCTTATTTCTTGCTCGATTGACGTTGATCCCCTATGTCGACACTGTGGTAATGGTTTGGAAACACTGGAGCATGTTTTGAGAGACTGTCCTTTGGCTTCCTTCGTGTGGGAGATCTCTTCCCTTCGCCTCCAGCCAATTTCTATCTCTGGTCATTGCTCTACTGCTGAAAGGTTCGACATCATCCGTCAGATTCCTCATGGAGAAGTTCACAAAACCTTCGCTAATTTGGCGTGGGCGATTTGGTATTCTAGAAATCTTTTGGTTTTTCAGGGTAAAGAGATTTCTCACCTTGAATGTTTGGCGACTGCCCAGCGTGCTACTTGGACTAAGTTGGTTTCGACTAAAATGGTGGCTGCTAATTCTTTGATGGTGGAATGTAGGCGTGAGCAGCAGGTGAATATTTCTTGTGATGCTTCGGTTGTGGAGGGAGTTGGCGTGGGTTTTGGGGTGGTGATGACGGATAAGGAGGGCCTATTTTTGGGTTGCTGCTTCGGTTTTTTACCTGGGGTGTTTTCTGTGCTGGAAGGTGAAGCTAAAGCTATTCTGGAAGGTATGAAGTTGTGTCGAGACCGAAATCTTGAAGATGTGATTGTTGAAACTGATAGTCAACTCCTCTTTTGGCGTCTGGTTAATGGAGAGCCTGATCCCTCTTACTTTGGTGACACTCTTTCGGGTATTCTCTCCTTAGCCGCCAAGTTACGTCTTTGTGTGTTTAGTTGGACTCCTCGGGAAGGCAATGCCAACGTTGATTGTTTAGCAAAGTTTGTTTTGTTTAATCGTTCTGTTTTTACCTTTTCTGATGTTCTCCCCAATTTTGGGAACTTTTCATCTTTGGTTTAA